In one window of Tumebacillus algifaecis DNA:
- a CDS encoding phosphocholine cytidylyltransferase family protein: MRLVILVAGVGSRLRPLTDDRPKCLVEIGGQTILSRFLQGAEEANAFQEVVLITGYRHEQIAAAVEEWQQSHALPVRLVHNERYDETNNGYTLLCAKDFLHDGFVLTDGDLLLEDGILRRVASATDTHLAVDMQMKLDEEAMKFVLDENGFVTELSKEISVERGLGESIGLCKINAEHVQGVIDHLAKLVEQGEENEYYERAFQELIHEGWQLKVVDVGDLRWVEVDDQKDLARAEQIFG; this comes from the coding sequence ATGAGATTGGTAATTCTTGTAGCAGGAGTTGGGTCGCGTCTGCGCCCACTGACCGATGATCGACCGAAGTGCCTCGTAGAAATCGGCGGCCAGACGATTCTCAGCCGTTTTTTGCAAGGCGCAGAAGAAGCGAATGCATTCCAAGAAGTGGTGCTCATCACAGGCTATCGTCATGAGCAGATCGCAGCGGCAGTCGAGGAGTGGCAACAATCACACGCCCTCCCGGTGCGCCTTGTGCACAACGAGCGCTATGACGAGACGAACAACGGATACACGCTCTTGTGCGCGAAAGACTTCCTGCATGATGGATTTGTGCTGACCGACGGCGACTTGCTGCTCGAAGACGGCATTTTGCGCCGCGTTGCTTCTGCCACCGACACGCATCTGGCGGTTGACATGCAGATGAAACTGGATGAAGAAGCGATGAAGTTTGTGCTGGACGAGAACGGTTTTGTCACCGAACTGTCCAAAGAGATCTCGGTCGAGCGTGGCCTTGGCGAATCGATTGGCCTTTGCAAGATCAACGCCGAACATGTGCAAGGCGTGATCGATCATCTCGCCAAACTGGTTGAACAGGGTGAGGAAAACGAATACTATGAACGGGCTTTCCAAGAGCTGATCCACGAGGGTTGGCAATTGAAAGTGGTCGATGT